A section of the Phaseolus vulgaris cultivar G19833 chromosome 8, P. vulgaris v2.0, whole genome shotgun sequence genome encodes:
- the LOC137824423 gene encoding wound-induced protein 1-like gives MYRLLAPDLEWWFHGPPSHRHHLIPLLTATATSSPSKPVLVPDHIVGFGSVTIAEGFDETNLVWWVHAWTTTADGVITEVREYVNTSVTVTRLGFHGSDDVVASAMCQSVWQSTLCDESVPGLILAI, from the coding sequence ATGTACCGTCTTCTGGCCCCAGACTTGGAGTGGTGGTTCCACGGCCCACCCTCCCACCGCCACCACCTCATTCCTCTCCTCACTGCCACCGCCACCTCCTCCCCCTCCAAGCCTGTGCTGGTTCCTGACCACATCGTTGGGTTCGGATCAGTGACCATCGCTGAAGGGTTCGACGAGACCAACTTGGTGTGGTGGGTGCACGCGTGGACCACCACCGCTGACGGCGTCATCACGGAGGTTCGGGAGTACGTCAACACCTCCGTCACTGTCACCAGGCTCGGCTTCCATGGCTCCGACGATGTGGTTGCTTCTGCCATGTGTCAAAGCGTCTGGCAGAGCACGCTGTGCGATGAGTCTGTTCCAGGTCTCATTCTCGCCATCTAG
- the LOC137824323 gene encoding U2 small nuclear ribonucleoprotein B'' 2-like translates to MLSGDIPPNQTIYIKNLNEKVKKDELKRSLYCLFSQYGRILDVVALKTPKLRGQAWVCFSEVTAASNAVRQMQNFPFYEKPMRIQYAKTKSDCIAKEEGSYVPREKKKKQEEKAERKRRADESQQSAAPNGTHSASNGGPTASFRQGPSAQEATAPNNILFIENLPHETTGRMLEMLFEQYPGFKEVRLIDAKPGIAFVDFEDEVQSSMAMQALNGFKITPLNPMNITFAKK, encoded by the exons ATGCTATCAGGGGACATACCTCCAAACCAGACTATTTACATCAAGAATCTCAATGAGAAGGTCAAAAAAGATG AGTTGAAGAGATCACTGTATTGCTTGTTCTCTCAATATGGAAGAATATTGGATGTTGTTGCTCTAAAGACACCCAAGCTTCGAGGACAGGCATGGGTTTGTTTCAGTGAAGTCACTGCAGCCAGCAATGCTGTGAGACAAATGCAAAACTTCCCATTTTATGAAAAACCAATG AGAATCCAATATGCAAAAACAAAGTCAGATTGTATCGCAAAAGAAGAGGGTAGTTATGTTCCGagggaaaagaagaagaaacaagagGAGAAAG CTGAAAGAAAGCGGCGTGCTGACGAATCCCAACAATCTGCTGCACCAAATGGAACACATAGTGCAAGTAATGGTGGTCCAACT GCATCATTCCGTCAAGGACCCAGTGCCCAAGAAGCAACCGCtcctaataatattttattcatagagaatttgCCTCATGAAACTACTGGTAGGATGCTTGAAATGCTCTTCGAACAATACCCAGGTTTTAAGGAAGTGCGCTTGATTGACGCCAAGCCAGGAATTGCATTTGTTGATTTTGAAGATGAGGTGCAATCATCCATGGCCATGCAGGCTCTTAATGGCTTCAAAATCACTCCACTGAATCCCATGAATATAACCTTTGCTAAGAAGTAG